The Propionispora hippei DSM 15287 genome includes a window with the following:
- a CDS encoding YicC/YloC family endoribonuclease, with amino-acid sequence MLKSMTGFGRGEYVDNAHRLTVEIKAVNHRYNEIVIRMPRNLNVFEDKIRRHLSNVLLRGRIDVFINIDEYGQKNREVRVDKDLAIAYHNALKELTELFAIPGSGKAENVYHIAKYPDVIRVEEIDEDALLLWEKLSQALDIASRNLLTMRMAEGSNISQDLTARIEKLSGFIAAIEERAPQIMVEYREKLLNRMRDTLATLNVGLDEARILQEVALVAERINFTEELVRLKSHLSQFQQTLLVKEPVGRKLDFIVQEINRETNTIASKANDYCVANIVVDVKSEIEKIREQIQNIE; translated from the coding sequence GTGCTAAAAAGCATGACCGGTTTTGGCCGAGGCGAATATGTGGACAATGCTCATCGGCTGACGGTAGAAATTAAGGCCGTAAATCATCGCTATAACGAGATTGTCATTCGTATGCCCAGAAATCTTAACGTATTTGAGGATAAGATACGCCGGCATCTTTCCAATGTATTACTTCGCGGCCGGATTGATGTTTTTATCAATATAGATGAATATGGGCAAAAGAATCGTGAGGTAAGGGTTGACAAAGACCTGGCAATCGCTTACCATAATGCCTTGAAAGAATTGACAGAGCTTTTTGCCATTCCAGGCAGCGGCAAAGCAGAAAACGTGTATCACATAGCGAAATACCCCGATGTGATTCGCGTGGAGGAGATTGACGAAGATGCTCTTCTTTTGTGGGAAAAACTATCCCAGGCTTTGGATATAGCCAGCCGGAATTTGCTGACGATGCGTATGGCGGAAGGCTCCAATATATCCCAGGATTTGACTGCCAGAATAGAAAAACTGTCGGGATTTATTGCGGCTATTGAAGAGCGGGCGCCGCAAATCATGGTGGAATACCGTGAAAAATTGCTGAACCGTATGAGGGACACCCTGGCAACGCTGAATGTGGGGCTTGACGAGGCCCGTATTTTGCAAGAGGTAGCTTTGGTTGCGGAACGGATTAATTTTACTGAGGAACTGGTTCGGTTAAAAAGCCATTTGTCCCAGTTTCAACAGACCTTGCTCGTTAAGGAGCCTGTGGGCAGAAAACTTGATTTTATTGTGCAGGAGATCAACCGGGAAACCAACACCATCGCTTCTAAAGCGAATGATTACTGTGTTGCCAATATCGTGGTGGATGTAAAGAGCGAAATTGAGAAGATTCGGGAACAAATACAAAATATAGAGTAA
- the remA gene encoding extracellular matrix/biofilm regulator RemA, whose product MEIKLINIGFGNIVSANRIVSIVSPESAPIKRIIQEARDRGMLIDATYGRRTRAVIIADSDHVILSAVQPETVAHRLASKDTSDESAE is encoded by the coding sequence ATGGAAATTAAACTTATTAATATTGGCTTCGGTAATATCGTGTCTGCTAACCGGATTGTGTCTATTGTAAGCCCTGAGTCGGCTCCTATCAAACGTATCATCCAGGAAGCGCGTGACCGAGGGATGCTGATTGACGCTACCTACGGACGCCGTACCAGAGCGGTTATCATTGCGGACAGCGACCATGTTATTTTGTCGGCGGTTCAGCCGGAAACAGTAGCCCACCGCCTGGCCAGCAAAGATACCAGCGACGAAAGTGCAGAATAG
- the lspA gene encoding signal peptidase II gives MPILLLSILVIIVDQLTKYYIQTHLEPGMSIPVIPKIFHITYVLNPGAAFGILEHKTVFFVLIATLMVGAVLYFYPRIPREDILLRAGICLMTGGAVGNVIDRLKTSYVVDFFDFRIWPVFNVADIAIVTGVIVIIIDIIFFKKGLNESE, from the coding sequence GTGCCAATATTACTGTTATCAATACTTGTAATTATTGTGGATCAATTGACTAAGTACTATATTCAAACCCATTTAGAGCCAGGCATGTCCATACCGGTTATTCCAAAGATTTTTCATATTACTTATGTTTTAAATCCGGGAGCGGCTTTTGGCATATTGGAGCACAAAACAGTTTTTTTTGTTTTGATAGCTACTCTCATGGTTGGGGCAGTCCTATATTTTTATCCTCGCATTCCCCGGGAGGATATTTTATTGCGGGCAGGAATTTGTCTCATGACCGGCGGTGCGGTGGGTAATGTGATTGACCGGCTTAAGACCAGTTATGTGGTTGATTTTTTTGATTTTAGAATCTGGCCGGTTTTTAATGTGGCAGATATCGCGATTGTGACCGGTGTGATTGTAATTATTATTGATATCATCTTTTTTAAAAAAGGACTGAACGAGAGTGAATGA
- a CDS encoding Rqc2 family fibronectin-binding protein has product MSLDGFSLSLLITELNQTLTGGRIDRIYQPDKHTLTLLVRQLNETIRLLISIKPENPCMYISAALPENPAAPPAFCMLLRKHLEDGRIAVFSQHGLDRTVFIDIDVRNERGELVTKRLIVELMGKHSNIIFTQNNLIVDSIRRIGANVSSYRQVLPGRQYEYPPGPLGHDLLHGSIPDFIAQLSLENGLSLAKTIVKITSGIGPVTAREIVWRSGLPADIMVDALDKSDLDAISEAIYSIRKLLQEDDLQPSLVIDATNRIVAMAAFELEHIATGQRQTFSTMSQMLEFSSDQKGTQKPPEKIMVEKLLAGEISKQKRKLAVLTEELADANDCDQLRLYADILMAHLYHSLPSRCEQIVLPNIYSLTEGDTTIIPLDPSMSILENAQAYYGKYNKLKRAQNLLAEQLSHCRQEIAYLESIQVALADTSLQAELAEIKQELTQAGYVKPTAKRRSPTAPTAPLQVASSNGAIIWIGKNNHQNDALTCKQARPDDLWFHAKDIPGSHVILRTDTVPPLEQTIREAAQLAAYFSKARQSSNVPVDFAKRRHVKKPTGAKPGFVIYDHQKTLYVTPPDEQTVQQKLKENEK; this is encoded by the coding sequence ATGAGTCTTGACGGTTTTTCCTTATCCTTATTAATTACAGAACTTAACCAAACCTTAACAGGCGGCCGGATTGATCGGATTTATCAACCGGATAAACATACCCTGACCTTGCTTGTACGGCAGCTAAACGAAACAATACGTTTATTGATTAGTATTAAGCCGGAAAATCCCTGCATGTACATAAGTGCCGCTCTGCCGGAAAATCCTGCGGCGCCGCCCGCGTTTTGCATGCTCTTACGCAAACATCTGGAAGACGGACGCATTGCAGTCTTCTCCCAACATGGCCTGGACCGTACGGTGTTTATTGACATCGATGTTAGAAATGAACGGGGCGAGTTGGTAACCAAGCGTCTGATCGTTGAACTGATGGGTAAACACAGCAATATTATTTTTACGCAAAATAACCTGATTGTTGATTCCATCCGCCGTATTGGGGCAAATGTAAGCTCTTACCGGCAGGTACTTCCCGGCAGGCAGTATGAATATCCCCCAGGTCCTTTAGGACATGATTTATTACACGGCAGTATTCCCGATTTCATAGCACAGCTTTCTCTGGAAAACGGTCTTTCCCTGGCCAAGACCATTGTAAAAATCACCAGTGGCATAGGTCCGGTAACAGCTCGGGAAATCGTCTGGCGCAGCGGACTTCCGGCCGATATTATGGTGGATGCTTTGGACAAATCCGATCTTGACGCCATATCCGAGGCAATTTACAGCATTAGAAAACTACTACAGGAAGACGATCTGCAGCCGTCGCTGGTTATAGACGCGACTAACCGTATCGTCGCTATGGCTGCCTTTGAACTGGAGCACATTGCGACAGGCCAAAGACAAACCTTTTCCACTATGAGCCAAATGCTCGAATTCTCCAGCGATCAAAAAGGAACCCAAAAGCCGCCGGAAAAAATCATGGTGGAAAAACTGCTGGCCGGTGAAATCAGTAAACAAAAACGTAAGCTTGCTGTGCTGACCGAGGAACTGGCCGATGCCAATGACTGCGACCAGCTCCGCCTGTACGCCGACATTTTAATGGCCCATCTGTATCATTCCCTGCCGTCCCGCTGCGAACAGATTGTTCTGCCTAATATATACAGCCTCACCGAAGGGGACACCACTATAATCCCGCTCGACCCATCTATGTCGATTTTGGAAAACGCCCAGGCATACTACGGAAAATATAACAAGCTTAAGCGGGCTCAGAATTTGCTTGCCGAGCAGCTTTCCCATTGCCGCCAGGAAATAGCCTATCTGGAAAGCATTCAGGTGGCATTGGCCGATACTTCCCTACAGGCAGAATTAGCCGAGATCAAACAGGAACTTACCCAGGCAGGCTATGTTAAGCCAACGGCGAAGCGTCGTTCTCCTACGGCCCCAACCGCGCCCTTACAGGTAGCGTCAAGCAATGGAGCGATCATCTGGATCGGCAAGAACAACCATCAAAATGATGCGCTTACCTGTAAACAGGCCCGACCGGATGATTTATGGTTCCATGCCAAAGATATTCCGGGGTCTCATGTCATTCTCCGGACCGATACAGTGCCGCCACTGGAACAAACCATTCGGGAAGCGGCGCAATTAGCAGCTTATTTTAGCAAAGCCCGGCAGTCCTCCAATGTTCCGGTCGATTTTGCCAAGCGGCGCCATGTAAAAAAACCGACCGGTGCCAAACCGGGATTTGTCATTTACGATCATCAAAAGACCTTGTATGTGACACCCCCGGACGAACAGACCGTTCAACAAAAGCTTAAAGAAAATGAAAAATAA
- a CDS encoding RluA family pseudouridine synthase, which translates to MAVVDETVIPNERLDVFLTNRLQDTTRSFVQKLIRDKQVTVNAKEAKANYRVQPGDIVKVVLPEPKIVDVLAEDIPLDILYEDEDIIVVNKARGMVVHPAAGNYKGTLVNALLEHCTNLSGINGEIRPGIVHRLDKDTSGVMVAAKNDRAHVSLAQQIKNRTAGRIYWAIVQGNIKEDTGTIHAPIGRHPTDRKKMAVTFTNSKEAITNFTVITRFGEYTLVECKLLTGRTHQIRVHMAYIGHPVVGDPKYGSPKSRFSIEGQALHAKKLRLEHPVTGQEMVFEAPVPEDMQSILNSLQNRKG; encoded by the coding sequence ATGGCAGTAGTGGATGAAACTGTAATTCCTAATGAACGGCTGGATGTGTTTTTGACAAACCGGTTGCAAGATACAACCCGGAGCTTTGTCCAGAAGCTGATCCGTGACAAGCAGGTTACGGTGAATGCGAAAGAGGCAAAAGCAAATTACCGGGTGCAACCAGGCGATATTGTTAAAGTCGTACTGCCAGAGCCCAAAATAGTCGATGTGCTGGCCGAGGATATCCCTCTTGATATACTCTATGAGGATGAAGATATCATTGTTGTCAATAAAGCGCGGGGCATGGTGGTACACCCGGCTGCCGGCAATTATAAGGGAACGCTGGTCAATGCTTTATTGGAGCATTGTACCAATTTATCCGGTATAAACGGGGAGATTCGACCGGGCATTGTGCACCGTCTGGATAAGGATACATCAGGGGTGATGGTAGCGGCCAAAAATGACCGGGCTCATGTCAGTCTGGCTCAGCAAATAAAGAATCGGACTGCCGGGCGGATATACTGGGCGATTGTTCAGGGCAATATCAAGGAGGATACCGGAACCATTCATGCGCCGATTGGCCGCCATCCCACTGACCGGAAAAAAATGGCCGTTACGTTTACTAACAGTAAGGAGGCCATTACCAACTTTACAGTGATTACACGTTTTGGTGAGTATACCTTAGTAGAATGCAAGCTTTTAACCGGGCGAACCCATCAAATCAGAGTGCACATGGCCTATATCGGTCATCCGGTGGTCGGTGACCCCAAGTACGGATCACCTAAATCACGATTTTCGATTGAAGGACAGGCCCTGCATGCTAAAAAATTAAGACTGGAACATCCGGTTACCGGGCAGGAAATGGTCTTTGAAGCACCGGTGCCTGAAGATATGCAAAGCATACTAAACAGTTTACAAAACAGAAAAGGGTGA
- a CDS encoding UbiA prenyltransferase family protein produces the protein MLDILSDWVKMFLAVLFCAGSIKLADDYLDCEVDEKRRYKNWAVRLGRGTMFYALISMLIASALHNAVSIGLFMGSYMVGMFQDLHNSFPSRLTGAQESVVAFILGGVLAGWTMMIFSLVFVFAVQLIDDCIDLRADELTGYRNLAYRFGVLESILAAACCLTLAWILDQAVFEPVFCGVALFYIINYYYQEVCA, from the coding sequence ATGTTAGACATACTATCTGACTGGGTTAAAATGTTTCTGGCCGTTTTATTTTGTGCCGGCTCCATAAAGCTTGCCGATGACTATCTGGATTGCGAGGTGGATGAAAAAAGGCGGTATAAAAACTGGGCTGTCAGGCTGGGGCGGGGGACAATGTTTTATGCCTTGATCAGTATGCTAATTGCCTCGGCGCTGCATAACGCCGTGAGTATCGGCTTATTCATGGGAAGCTATATGGTCGGCATGTTCCAGGACTTACACAATTCATTCCCCAGCCGCCTGACAGGCGCTCAGGAGTCAGTCGTAGCCTTTATACTTGGCGGTGTACTGGCCGGGTGGACGATGATGATTTTTTCACTTGTTTTTGTGTTCGCCGTGCAATTAATCGATGATTGTATTGATCTGAGGGCAGATGAACTGACCGGATATCGTAATCTGGCCTACCGGTTTGGTGTATTGGAAAGCATCTTAGCCGCTGCCTGTTGTCTGACCCTTGCCTGGATATTGGATCAAGCTGTATTCGAGCCTGTATTTTGTGGTGTAGCCTTATTTTATATAATAAATTATTATTACCAGGAGGTATGCGCTTAG
- the dapF gene encoding diaminopimelate epimerase: MSFQFTKWQGLGNDFVLVDCFKETITDCNQLAVAVCDRHFGIGADGLVTISSSAVADFHMRIFNSDGSEAEMCGNVTRCVARYVYENGLTAKTKISLETGAGIIRPELIFESGRVVNVRVDMGEPKLTRGVIPVTGQAKDTAIHIPVEANGVLYYGTCVSMGNPHCVIFTDDAAGIDLPLVGPGLEKHELFPKKINVEFVQVLNAENIRMRVWERGAGITLACGTGACAAVAASVLNQKTKRQVTVHLDGGKLFVEWGDNNHIFMTGPAIEVFRGEYRR, translated from the coding sequence ATGAGTTTTCAATTTACAAAATGGCAAGGTCTGGGAAATGATTTTGTCCTTGTTGACTGCTTTAAGGAGACTATAACTGATTGCAATCAACTAGCGGTTGCCGTTTGTGACCGGCATTTTGGCATAGGTGCCGATGGGTTGGTTACAATTTCTTCTTCGGCGGTCGCTGATTTTCATATGCGAATTTTTAATTCCGATGGCAGCGAAGCGGAAATGTGCGGTAACGTAACTCGCTGCGTGGCCCGCTATGTATATGAGAACGGTCTGACAGCTAAAACAAAGATCAGTTTGGAAACCGGTGCTGGTATTATCCGCCCGGAGTTGATTTTTGAAAGCGGCAGGGTTGTCAACGTCCGGGTTGATATGGGAGAGCCGAAACTGACCCGTGGTGTTATTCCGGTGACAGGACAGGCGAAAGATACTGCTATACATATTCCGGTGGAAGCAAATGGAGTTCTTTATTATGGTACTTGTGTTTCTATGGGAAATCCGCACTGCGTTATTTTCACCGATGATGCGGCCGGTATTGATTTGCCGTTAGTTGGTCCGGGACTTGAGAAGCATGAACTGTTTCCCAAAAAGATTAATGTGGAATTTGTGCAGGTGCTCAATGCGGAAAATATCCGGATGAGGGTGTGGGAGCGCGGCGCAGGGATAACCCTGGCTTGCGGTACCGGCGCCTGCGCGGCTGTAGCGGCAAGCGTGTTAAACCAAAAGACCAAGCGGCAGGTTACTGTTCATTTGGATGGCGGCAAACTGTTTGTTGAATGGGGCGACAACAATCATATATTTATGACGGGACCGGCTATCGAAGTGTTTCGTGGAGAATACCGTCGTTAA
- the pyrR gene encoding bifunctional pyr operon transcriptional regulator/uracil phosphoribosyltransferase PyrR translates to MANRVEKTVLMDAQGLQRAITRVAHEIIEKNKGVQDIILVGIRTRGVPLAERLAATIEKIEGVKVPVGILDITLYRDDLSTLSYQPIVHQTQIPGDINGKKIILVDDVLYTGRTARAALDAVMDIGRAKVIQLAVLVDRGHRELPIRADYVGKNVPTASREIVSVKLSQVDGNDQVVIEEITE, encoded by the coding sequence ATGGCTAATAGAGTTGAGAAAACCGTATTGATGGATGCGCAGGGCTTGCAACGGGCTATTACACGGGTTGCCCATGAGATTATTGAGAAGAATAAAGGGGTCCAGGATATTATCCTGGTGGGAATACGGACACGCGGCGTACCGTTGGCAGAGCGCCTGGCGGCGACTATTGAAAAGATAGAGGGCGTAAAGGTTCCGGTCGGTATTCTAGATATTACCTTATACCGCGATGATTTATCCACGCTTAGTTATCAGCCGATTGTGCATCAGACACAAATCCCCGGCGATATTAACGGCAAGAAAATCATCCTGGTTGATGATGTATTATATACTGGCAGAACGGCCCGGGCAGCGCTGGACGCGGTAATGGATATTGGCCGGGCCAAGGTTATCCAGCTTGCCGTTTTGGTTGACCGTGGCCATCGTGAGCTGCCGATTAGAGCGGATTATGTCGGTAAGAATGTTCCCACAGCCAGCCGGGAGATTGTTAGTGTGAAATTATCGCAGGTTGACGGAAATGATCAGGTTGTTATCGAAGAAATAACGGAATAA
- a CDS encoding calcium-transporting P-type ATPase, PMR1-type produces the protein MEQWHRRTVDEIIGFWQTEVNEGLSSKEVKEKLQRFGFNEMAAQEKIAWWKKLVAQFQDFMVLVLLAATLISAFLGEFADAATILIIVIINAILGFVQEYRAEKSLQALQKLSAPTARVLRNGNLQQIPARELVPGDILIIETGDKLAADCRLIETKGLEMEEAALTGESLPVSKTASLLCNETSALGDRKNMVYAGTSVTRGRGTAIVCDTGMRTEVGRIADMLQAAEQEPTPLEIRLAKLGHLLVWGCLAVCLVVVLTGIWKGEPLFLMCMAGISLAVAAIPEGLPAIVTVSLALGVQRMIRRNAIIRKLPAVETLGCTTVICSDKTGTLTQNTMTVRQVFAGSQAFEVTGNGYDIKGEFFLNQAKVNLQREKALQVCLTVGALCNNSVLKRNNVGISGLWRRAQADSWSIEGDPTEGALVVVAGKAGIWRETVEKTQPRLGEVPFTSERRCMSVVYGQKGLYTLYTKGAADTVLEVCKYYNKGNVEVVLTPEMKEQIMAAHDSMASQALRVLALAYRKLGPQQVNKDALDESVERDMVFAGLIGMIDPPRSEVKQAILSCRQAGIKTVMITGDHRDTAIAIASELQIYQENNSYALAGHELEKLDDKELDKIVDQVAVYARVSPAHKLRIVKALKRRGHVVAMTGDGINDAPAIKEANIGVAMGKAGTDVTKEASAMVLADDNFTTIVAAIEEGRGIYENIRKFIRYLLSCNLGEVLTMFIASLLGFPLPLLPVQILWVNLVTDGFPAMALGIDPNQHDIMQRPPRNPEESVFSRGLSRKIIMRGIQISCSTVGIFALVYLLQDNLQLARTMAFVTLVLSQMFHVFDCRSEIFTAFEVGLTKNKYLVLAVTGSVLMQIGVVYHPFFQGIFQTVPMSLFDWLLVVAISGWTFITSGVRYAFRKKRYMFSQPKRA, from the coding sequence ATGGAACAGTGGCATAGGCGTACTGTAGACGAGATCATCGGATTTTGGCAAACTGAAGTTAACGAAGGTTTATCTTCTAAAGAAGTTAAAGAAAAATTGCAACGGTTTGGTTTTAATGAAATGGCAGCCCAGGAGAAAATAGCATGGTGGAAAAAACTTGTAGCCCAGTTTCAGGATTTTATGGTGCTGGTATTGCTGGCAGCTACATTAATTTCAGCCTTTTTAGGGGAATTTGCCGATGCGGCCACTATCTTAATTATTGTAATCATTAATGCCATTTTAGGTTTTGTACAGGAATATAGGGCCGAAAAATCCTTGCAAGCCTTACAGAAATTATCCGCACCAACCGCCAGAGTCCTTCGTAACGGAAATTTGCAGCAAATCCCGGCCAGGGAGCTTGTGCCTGGTGATATTCTGATTATAGAGACAGGCGACAAACTGGCTGCCGATTGCCGCTTGATAGAAACGAAAGGGCTGGAGATGGAAGAGGCTGCCTTAACCGGGGAATCGCTGCCTGTAAGTAAGACAGCAAGCTTGCTTTGCAATGAAACCAGTGCTTTGGGTGACCGGAAAAACATGGTGTACGCCGGTACAAGCGTCACCAGGGGGCGAGGGACCGCCATTGTTTGTGATACCGGCATGCGGACAGAAGTCGGACGCATCGCCGACATGCTCCAGGCGGCAGAACAGGAACCTACACCGCTGGAAATCAGGCTGGCCAAACTGGGGCACTTACTGGTCTGGGGTTGTCTGGCTGTCTGCCTGGTTGTAGTGCTTACTGGTATCTGGAAAGGGGAACCGCTTTTTTTAATGTGTATGGCGGGAATTAGTTTAGCGGTTGCCGCTATTCCGGAAGGCTTGCCGGCAATTGTGACAGTTTCCCTTGCTTTGGGTGTTCAGCGCATGATTCGCCGCAATGCAATTATCCGTAAACTGCCGGCGGTGGAGACGCTGGGTTGCACGACAGTAATCTGTTCGGATAAAACAGGCACGTTGACGCAAAATACCATGACGGTACGGCAGGTTTTCGCCGGGAGTCAGGCGTTTGAAGTGACCGGAAACGGGTATGATATTAAAGGGGAATTTTTTCTTAATCAAGCCAAAGTAAACCTCCAACGGGAAAAAGCGCTGCAGGTATGCTTAACCGTTGGTGCTTTGTGCAATAACAGTGTTCTTAAACGCAATAATGTGGGCATCAGCGGCTTATGGCGCAGGGCTCAGGCCGATAGCTGGTCGATTGAAGGTGATCCCACCGAAGGAGCTTTAGTAGTGGTGGCGGGAAAAGCCGGTATATGGCGGGAAACGGTGGAAAAAACGCAACCCCGTTTGGGAGAAGTACCGTTTACATCGGAGCGTAGATGCATGTCGGTAGTGTATGGCCAGAAGGGCTTATATACTTTATATACCAAAGGCGCTGCCGATACTGTTCTGGAGGTGTGTAAATATTATAATAAGGGCAATGTGGAAGTTGTACTTACGCCTGAAATGAAGGAACAAATCATGGCTGCTCATGACAGCATGGCCTCACAGGCTTTGCGTGTGTTGGCCCTGGCTTACCGCAAGCTGGGACCGCAGCAGGTCAATAAGGATGCTCTGGATGAAAGCGTGGAACGGGACATGGTCTTTGCCGGATTAATCGGCATGATCGATCCGCCGCGCAGCGAAGTGAAGCAGGCTATTCTGTCTTGCCGGCAGGCGGGGATCAAGACGGTTATGATTACCGGTGATCATAGGGATACGGCCATCGCCATTGCGAGTGAATTGCAGATCTACCAGGAAAATAACAGTTATGCTCTTGCCGGTCATGAACTGGAAAAGCTGGATGACAAAGAACTGGATAAAATTGTCGACCAAGTTGCCGTATATGCCCGGGTATCTCCCGCTCATAAGCTGAGAATTGTAAAAGCGCTGAAACGCCGCGGCCATGTTGTGGCTATGACCGGTGACGGAATTAATGATGCCCCGGCTATAAAAGAGGCTAATATCGGGGTGGCCATGGGGAAAGCCGGGACTGATGTTACTAAAGAAGCTTCTGCCATGGTCCTGGCCGATGACAATTTTACGACCATTGTTGCAGCTATAGAGGAAGGCCGGGGAATTTACGAAAATATCCGGAAGTTTATCCGTTACCTATTGTCCTGTAATCTGGGAGAGGTCTTGACCATGTTTATTGCCTCACTGCTTGGCTTCCCGTTGCCTCTGCTGCCGGTACAAATTCTTTGGGTCAATTTGGTAACTGACGGTTTTCCGGCTATGGCACTGGGGATTGATCCGAACCAACACGATATTATGCAGCGACCGCCGCGAAATCCGGAAGAAAGTGTGTTTTCCCGGGGGCTCAGCCGTAAAATTATTATGCGTGGTATCCAGATTTCCTGCAGTACTGTAGGGATTTTCGCTCTTGTCTATCTTTTGCAGGACAATTTGCAGTTGGCAAGAACGATGGCATTTGTTACACTGGTATTATCACAGATGTTTCATGTTTTCGATTGCCGTTCGGAGATATTCACAGCATTTGAGGTCGGTTTAACTAAAAATAAGTATCTGGTGTTGGCGGTGACCGGTTCTGTTTTAATGCAGATCGGAGTAGTATATCATCCCTTTTTTCAAGGTATATTCCAGACCGTTCCCATGTCACTCTTTGACTGGCTGTTGGTGGTAGCCATCTCTGGCTGGACATTCATCACCAGCGGTGTGCGATATGCTTTTCGAAAAAAACGGTATATGTTTTCGCAGCCCAAACGTGCTTAG
- a CDS encoding AAA family ATPase, with amino-acid sequence MKYIYPQEVITAIAAGDISALDGFRQMRDMDQRMDAAMRKPVSSKQKAEDSSKKMEEILRELDALIGLTEVKKLVREIYAFLEIQKRREKEHLITEPLVLHMIFKGNPGTGKTTVARILGKVFCEMGVLSRGHLLEVERADLVGEYIGHTAQKTREQLKKAYGGILFIDEAYSLARGGEKDFGKESIDVLVKAMEDHKNELILILAGYRDEMDGFLQANPGLHSRFPIHINFLDYTQEELLAISEQMCNKRQYRFTKEAKLALLRLLIRPSSENVEHFGNARTVRNIIERAIRRQAVRLMAKQVTTREDLVTLEAEDLLEVK; translated from the coding sequence ATGAAGTACATATATCCCCAGGAGGTCATTACAGCAATCGCCGCAGGCGATATATCGGCACTGGACGGTTTCCGGCAAATGCGGGATATGGATCAGCGGATGGATGCAGCTATGCGAAAACCTGTAAGCAGTAAACAAAAAGCTGAAGATAGCAGCAAAAAGATGGAAGAGATTTTGCGGGAATTGGATGCTCTCATTGGTCTGACCGAAGTGAAAAAACTGGTTAGAGAAATATACGCTTTTCTGGAAATTCAAAAACGCCGGGAAAAGGAGCATTTAATTACCGAACCTTTGGTTTTGCACATGATTTTTAAAGGTAATCCCGGAACCGGCAAGACTACGGTGGCCCGTATTCTGGGAAAAGTTTTCTGTGAAATGGGTGTTTTAAGCCGTGGCCATTTGCTGGAAGTCGAGCGTGCCGATTTGGTCGGCGAATATATTGGACATACGGCGCAAAAAACCCGGGAGCAATTGAAAAAGGCCTATGGAGGAATTTTATTCATTGACGAGGCCTATTCACTGGCGCGGGGCGGGGAAAAGGATTTTGGCAAAGAATCAATTGACGTGCTGGTAAAGGCCATGGAGGATCATAAAAATGAATTGATTCTGATATTAGCCGGCTATCGGGATGAAATGGACGGCTTTCTCCAAGCCAATCCGGGGCTACATTCCCGTTTTCCCATTCATATTAATTTCCTGGATTATACGCAGGAAGAATTACTGGCTATTTCGGAACAGATGTGCAACAAACGTCAGTACCGGTTTACGAAGGAAGCAAAGCTGGCTTTATTAAGATTGCTGATCCGTCCTTCCAGTGAGAATGTAGAGCATTTTGGCAATGCCAGGACGGTTCGCAATATTATAGAAAGAGCAATCCGCCGGCAGGCGGTCAGGTTGATGGCCAAACAGGTCACAACCAGGGAGGATTTAGTTACGCTGGAAGCGGAAGACCTTCTGGAGGTGAAATAG
- a CDS encoding GTPase domain-containing protein, with protein sequence MRELVIVGRPNSGKTMFALNFADYLGSRTVDITAKSFDGLMTCRHFSIEEAKRELCAMTLHKTRLVQSFVLKIPIGKTTANFMLTDTCGISESIHPDETIRRGMAQTLKILRSAEGILHIVDLTAIREHNAGTEIDREIYSYGMTRRNYVLLANKIDLPVARDSVKRMPMLFPDTPILTISALYLHGFREVKNYVRHTI encoded by the coding sequence GTGCGGGAACTGGTGATTGTCGGCAGGCCTAATTCCGGTAAAACCATGTTTGCCTTAAATTTTGCCGATTATTTGGGAAGCCGGACGGTGGATATAACGGCAAAGAGCTTTGACGGACTTATGACCTGCCGGCATTTTTCAATCGAAGAGGCCAAACGGGAACTATGCGCGATGACCTTGCATAAAACCCGTCTCGTGCAGTCTTTCGTCCTTAAAATTCCAATTGGCAAGACAACGGCCAATTTTATGCTAACCGACACTTGTGGCATTAGTGAAAGTATTCACCCCGATGAAACTATCCGGCGGGGAATGGCCCAAACCCTAAAAATATTGCGATCAGCAGAAGGTATTTTACATATCGTTGATTTAACGGCTATCAGAGAGCATAATGCCGGGACTGAAATTGACCGGGAGATATATAGCTATGGCATGACGCGGCGCAATTATGTCCTGTTGGCAAATAAGATTGATTTGCCTGTGGCAAGAGACTCCGTCAAAAGAATGCCAATGCTGTTTCCCGATACGCCGATATTAACTATATCGGCACTTTATCTGCATGGTTTTAGAGAGGTGAAAAACTATGTTAGACATACTATCTGA